The DNA segment AACTATTATCTTTTGAAAATTCGCTGAGTGATAATACTTAAATATGTCTGAAATGGCAAAATCTTGAAACAGTATCAACTGATGAATTATTAAAACAGTGTTAATTGAAActtgaaataaaaatcatttggAAACAAATGCCTGacctagttatttttttaatattgtaatattgcatgcaaattgttaatttttgttaTACTGATAATCCCATTTTTTATAGTATAAAACGGTTGGAAAATCTAATGTTGGTATAAGAATGTCCGTCGTCAGTTTTGCATTTCTCATAATATTTCTGGCTGTTAACGTCTTACCTTTTTCCTTAGGAGTTTTGTAGTGGTAGTTGCTAACCTTCATATAAAGCTACATCCTTTTTCTATGCAttgaataatacattgttttaattttcagtaaGATGCAAATAGGAGTGTGTATGACCTATGTTTTGTATGTACATTAACTCTTGTTTTAAGAAAAGTACATTATACTAAGGCAACACCAGAAGAAAAATgagttactttaaatgtccacATTTAGtctgaatataaatcaaaattttcttttcttaatctgtttgttgttttttctttgatttcgaTCTACTTGTTGCTTTACTTAGGAGTGCCGGATTGCTCACCCTATTGTGAAGTGTACCTACTGCAGGTCGGAGTTCCAGCAAGAGAGGTAAGTATGACAGCAGTCTTAACTAGAGTGGAAAGTAATCGGCTTCTTGGTTGAAAACTTAACAGGTTATTGTTCTACACTATTGAATCTCCATGGATTTCATTTAGCTTTTCTAACActgtaatcaacagaaaaaagtttTAATGTCAAAGGttgattctttaatgtcaaagtgaaagcagatctttgcaaagtggtTTAGTATTCTTTTTGAATGATAAAGTATGACAACTTCCAAGGATGTGAACATTATTTATAGGCACCctattctggtttaattactcgGCATGTAGTTGTTTTGGATTTCTggcttatttgtatatttatagaaACTGAAGTTGTtttgtcacccccccccccccccccccccccctaccttttttttgttttaaacttgcCTACAGTAAAACCAACACAATTTGCAAGAAGTGTGCTCAAAACGTGAAACAGTTTGGAACAGTAAGTGTTTTGATAATGTTTGTTtgaatttcaaaaaaattaaaaataataccttgttcatttgtgtgtgtttatatatatatatatataattttaaagcatTAATAAGTGGGGCAAATTGAAAAGTGAAATGTCTCAAGTTTTGTATCTCATAGTGGTTAGCATTCATGGAAGATGGTTGAAGTGATTTTCTAGTTGTTAGTAATACATTATGTACCTTCTGTATCTTGTGTGCTTattacaaagtagaaactgatgtTACAATCTTGACACATTCCTTTTATGCCATCTCTTCCCCTTTTCTCtatcttttatttttgcagcCAAAACCTTGTCAGTACTGCAATATAATTGCAGCTTTTATTGGGACCAAATGTCAGAGATGCACAAACTCTGAAAAGAAGTATGGGTCTCCACAGACATGTGAACAATGCAAACAGCCATGTGCCTTCGACCGAAAAGAGGAAGGCAGGAGGAAGGTACTgatttgacactttttttttttttttttttttttttttttttcttaatctatttattttgtccttatttttgcattttataattttccaTCTAGTCCTCTTAATCCAGATTCATAACTTTAGAGAATCTACATCAGTTCCCAACAACATTTGTCACCAGGCAGGAAGCATCTCAAAGTGTGGGAAACTTGTTTGTTTGCAGAACACACTGCCACGCACACAATCATTTGAATTATTTAGTGTCCTTTGTTAACATCATGGATGTAGGGAGAAAGTTGGAGTGTGCTAAGAATACCCTACACAAAGACTGACTGGGTATGGTTCACATCCAGTCTACTGGAGTTGTAAGACAGCATAACTAACTACTGTACTGCCATGTTAACATGCAACCCTATTAAATGTTTTCTGTCAGCATTTTAAGGGCCAGTCAAAGAAATGGTTTTTATGGTAATTGTTCTGTTCCCCCATCTCTTCAATTTTTTTCTAAGAATCTTTTTAGTtgtgtacttttaatttaattattcaaaTACAGTAGCAAAAACTAGGTCTtgagcatttttattttcatgtacaaATAATATTTGAAGAAAAGGTGCCAAAgatacaaatgtgaaaaaatgtattaatactgaaagaaaaaaacttgGAAGTAGGATTTATCAGCAGTCATGCTTTTTATGTAAAAACTGTAATGTAAAAGAACAAGGgaaatttatttactgtattttctcaTTAGActctatttactgtattttctcaTTAGACtcaatttttaaatgttacttttccTAATGAAGACTTaattcagatttctttttttatagtcTAAATCTTTGCATAAAGTGTCAGAGCTTTAATTATGAATGGCAAAAGAGAGAACACTTTATTTCACATGTATATTTTAAGTTAACTTCTATCATATGTATACCAAATATATTAAGTGTAAAACCTTACAGCAATTGAAAATGTGAAATGCAGTCATCAGTTCAGTAACCAATTCACAGATTAGTAGCATATAAAGCTGAATGAGGTAAGCAGGGATGTCTCGTGTTTTAAGAAAGCACATCTGGCAGTTGTAGTATGTGTGTTGGGGCCACAATTGATGTGAAACAGGCAAATTGTTACACAATTGGAGTTAATGTGCAGACCACTAATTTCCTTGgagttttaattatttacaaaatattaccAATGTAATCATTGCTTGTTGTTGCCATGACAATTTTATGGTTCATCTGATAAGATCAACAACTGTACAAGAAACTGTCACTGGACTATATCAATTTATGAATGAAAATCACTTGGCATGTGAAATTTAGAGACTGTGCTGACTTTCCAGCATAGTAGAGCTTgcatcattttttgtttgccaataACATGCCTTATAAAGGAGCTAATGCTATACAAAATGTTAACGGGTATGGCAAGTTCAACCTCAATCTctgctttttccattctgttatagtACATAACACATGACAGGTGAGCTTTTCTTCTGTTGGTGCAATCGAAACCAcccacatttctttattttctcattgAGCATTCATTTGTTTGCAGCTCTCAAGCACACTGAACTCACCCACCCCTACCACTAAAGGCAAAATCAAACTTGTTTGATATTTGGTTGTATTTTGTAAATGCTTTAATTGCACTAGCTCAGCATAGATGTTTATGAAGAGGGATGAGGTAAAAACCAATTTCAAAAAGcaacttttaaaaacattaccACTTTTTCAAGTTAATATATTCCTTTGCACAATTTGAAAACTGCATAAAGTTTACACAATTGATGTGAAATTACTTTTGGAAGCTGGTTCACAATGTGTGTAGACTCAATCTAGCACaaactttttatttgtattttatgtataaaaatcCATCTGCCTATGAAGTTTTCAggagtgcttttttattttaataatcctGTTGATCATTACTGAAAAACCAATCTCTTTGAAAAATGGGTATAGTTAAACATTTGTAGAGTGGAATCTTGTAACCAGACTTGTTACGTGTCTGAATTTTCATTGGTTCAGGTTGATGGGAAGCTGCTTTGTTGGTTGTGCACTCTGTCGTATAGACGTGTCCtgcaaaagacaaaagaacagaGAAAAGGGCTGGGATCGTCTCATTCcaactcctcctcttcctccattgCAGAGAAGGATCAACATCATTCCAAACATCACCATCATCGGCACAGCAGTGCTCATTCTAAGTATGTCCTGTTTGCCtctcagcatttttatttttttttattttattttttttatatttgctatacagttttgttttttttttttttttttttttttttttttataaagttcccTTGAAATAAGCATGCTAAATGTGCACATATCATACATTCATCAGTCCTTTGCTTTCCTTTCAAAAACTTGTTTGAATAACCACAATGTTCAAAATCTGTTCAGTTTAGTAATTTAACAATTACATTATTGTGACTTTTGCAAATTTAGCTAGTTTACGGACTATTGCAATCTATAAAATTGTTCTTGTTAGTACATGATAAAATGCTAATTGCAACAACTGTTAACATTCTCTCTCCTGAACAATTTTCATATTTCTGCTCCTTTTCTCTTTGTGTTTTAGAGTTTCACTAAAATGTTGTACTCTTCAGGTCGCCTGTTAGGCAGCATGCCTAGtaagaatattttattgaaatctgagtttttttttttattttagactgAGCAGTCTTAGTCCTGAACAAGACCAAGGTCTGTGGAAACCAAGGTAAGCAATATTGTGGCTTAACTGTCCTATTTCAGGATATATAACCCCTTGCAATCAGGGTGAACCCCAAGATTTAGTcagtttttctcctttttttctttactaatctgtttaaaaatggttttacagcCATAAATCATCATCTATTCAAAATGAAACTCCAAAGAAGAAGCCAAAACTGGAGACAAAGCCATCTAATGGAGATAGGTAAATGAATAGAATTACTCCAAGCTCATAAACCCCAAACCCCCTGATTGATGTCTGGCAAGACTTCAATCATGAAACACTGCAGTGGAGGTGTGCATGTTGCAGCATGACTGAATTTGAATTGGCTGGGTTAAAAAGGGATATTTGAGCAAtgacattgtgtttttgtttgtttcacaGTAGCTCCATTAGTCAGTCTATGGATTCTGGAGGAACAGATAATTTTGTCCTCATTAGTCAGTTAAAGGAAGAAGTGATGTCACTCAAACGACTGTTGCAGCAAAGAGATCAGACTATTCTCGAGAAGGAGAGAAAGGTAAGCTTTCCAGTATGCATTATTAGAATTATCAGTGTCTTGTATAAGTGTGTCAAcctcattttaaaagcattctcaataaactgtgaagTAAATGAATGCAAGAGTAGGTAATTTGGTGGGCATATCTATTATAGTCCTTGAGGTACAGATAGCATATTTGCTCTTGGGCATTTGAGCagaaaacattctgacctgtcacatGGTCAAATGATATAGTGTAGATTTATAGTTGAAATGAAAGTTTAAatcattgaaaacattttttaatacattgtacATGTAATAGGTTTTAAAATAGGGGAAAAAGCATCAGTATTTGTAGTTTTGAGGTAACTGCAGAAAACATAATTGCTGTGTTGCTAGAACATACATAATGAACAGTTGTCTGTGAACCTCCAACTAAAGAGTTTAGGATCAGACATGGaccttgtaatttgttttttttaatgtaaatctgGATTGTGTGGTTCTTTTATaggtctctcacacacacacacacacacacacacaaatacacttgTCCAAATGAGGGTCCTTTTTGTGAGGGTGTGGTGTggggtggggttttttttttttttttttgtaacaattacattttctgtcttttcaAACCTTCACACATATAAGGACATCTGCCAATTTGTGTTGGTCCTCTTATTAGTCTTAATTTCTTTGTTGGCTATcaataaaaaaactaacaaacttcAGTCTTTGTAgatgtttatacagtattttgcacttttttgaaCTATAAATGTATTCAATCATCTAGGTCTCAgcttttggaagtgttttttttttttttttctctctttttaaacCAGTGTGGTCTAGTCCAGCAAAAGCCTTATTGATTTAACTCTATACATGCATGAATTGCAAAGGCCAAAGTACATCTGTCTGGGTCTGTTACAATTGGATTATACATACAGCAGCACTTTGCAAAACAATGACTTTATTGACAAACCATGcaccttttttaaaatgttactgttttatgtttaaaaaaaataataaggtggaaGAGTGCTTTTTAAGTGTCTAATTCTCACACTTGAGTATTTTTGTAGAGCCATTTTCTGTAGGAACTACAGCGTTAATTGTTTTGGGGCATGTGTGTACCCACATTAGAACTGGTCtgcaaattttgcttttttttttttttttaggtaagtTTTGTGAAGTTAGTTGAATCATGCTTGTATAGCACCATTTTCAAACTGATTCTCAATTGGACTGAGTCATAggacatttacctttttaatcttGAGCCAGTCTTGTGGTTAGTGTAATTTTCCTGCTAAAGGATTTATTTTTGTCTGAGCTTTAGTTTTTAGGCAGACTGTAACAACACATCTTGCAGTGTTAACTTGTATTTTTCCAccattcattgtgttttaaccagATGCCCACTGTCTGTACTGTGTGACTCCTTCAAAGTAGTTTTTTGGCCATTCTCCGATTTCTTTCACACTTCTGTGTTTGCATGTAGTTTCAGAggacagccttttttttttttttttttttttttttttgtagtgtctAGATTCCATTTCTTGATAATTGAACCAACAATATCAACTGGGACATCAGCCTTTGTTTTGGACCCTTTCAATAATGTATGCATTTGTATTTTACTTCTAATTTCTGAATGTGATAATGAAGATCAAAGAGCAACTATCCCTAATCTTATCCAGAACATGTGGCAGTCATTTGACTGATTCACTGGTGGAGTCTACTTTTAAGGCAACAGTATCCACTCTAGAAAATGGTTGGAGCTTCCACAACATAGTCGGAATGCtttcataaatctttttttttttcttaaattattctAACAAAACAGCACTGCCAAACCTACTTTGGAGTTTAtgtgctttgaaataaaatattcttgaCAAGTACCTGTATGTTGCAGTATAGAATTAGGTGTTCAGTAAAATTGGTCAAGAGccttttgaaaggcactatatctgaCTTTGTTCACAGACATGCTACCCATGGAAATTCAAGGGAATTATGCCAGGGATTGACTGGGAAGACTACCATGTCATCCTTTGTGGGATTCTTGCCTCTGTTTGCATGTGCCCCTTGACTTACCAGCTTTTCTGGTAAATTCCATTGATATCTGAAAGTAGTTATAAAAGGAAAGAGGCATACCTTACTTTAATTTCATTATCCTATTTTTATCCATTATTTCCTTGTGAGTATCTCCATAGAATGTCAAGTTAAATCTCTTTATATGAAATACAGCTAATTGTATTTTTGCATAGTCTAATGCTGGATAGTGTAGACCAAGTGAAAAATATCAGAATGACTCCAGCACTTGCAGTTAATAACCAACTTTAAAATCAATGTTGCCTGAAATATAGCAGGGTATTAAATTCTTGCTAGCATTTCAAGTCCAGGCTTAATGTgcctatgtactgtataatagaagGGCAACTGGCTTGATCTTGCAATAGACTATGTGAGTGGTTATTTCTTTGTATACTAGTGTTCGTTACTGTTCTGAATTCATGTGCCTTTTTTATCTTTCAGCTAACAGAGTTAAAGGCTGATTTTCAGTACCAGGAGTCAAATATGAGAGTGAAAATGAACAATATggaaaaagcacacaaagaagCAATGGAGCAGCAGCAGGTAGGTCTACAAGACCAGAAACTATGGTGGGTGGGATAAAAAAAGTTTCATAACAATTTCATACCTTATGAACATGTCCAGTCTTAAATTTGTTTGtttggaatattattattatttttttttttttttggagagttaattttttatttttgtacttgcaGGCAAAGAACCGTGAGCTTCTGAAACAGGTTGCAGCTTTGTCAAAGGGCCGGAAATTTGAAAAGACTGGAAGCACATTTTTATCTCCCTAAGAAAAATGGAAGGGGGACAGAAATAAAGTATAAAGATGTTTTAGCTGTCAACACTGTGAAGCTGTGAAATGACCATTCAAATTTGGGTTATCCAGGAGCACAACATCAGTCTGCGCAGTTGAACAGGCATAAGCAAGTTGGACGCCACAAGGCTGgtgtacaattttgtttttttttttttttgttttttcttcccactaagcaaagaaacactaTGGCAATAAGTTCACCAGTCACAGCAAATCTACTTGAAACAAGACAGATACCATTTAGAGCTGCCTTCAGGTGTGGCCAAGAAGCAGATGTTCAGCTATCTTTCCACAGTACTCTGCAGGTCAGATTTGGTCATAGCTATATCCTGCGCGTGGTCCTTTAAGGCAAATGTTGGCAGCAACACTGGTTGCACAATGTGAAAGCTGgtcaattttaatctttttaatgaCTCAAAACAAGCCTGTctgtccccttttttttttttttttaaataaactttttttaatttattgatatgTTTGCACTTCAGTCTTGCCGAACACAAAGTTGAACTTATTCATAGATACATTTATTTTGAGAGAAACCAGCTTAATTTGCTCCAAGTCTCCTTACGTCAAGCCcccaacatttttaatattattatactaATGTATGGCTATAAAACCTAACAGCTCAGTGTTGATCTGTGATAGGAGTTGAAAAAGATGAACAGCAGGTTGTGCAGGCTAAATTGAGAGGAAACACCCTTCACCATCATCTTTAAAAGAAGCACCAAGAACCCAACATCAGTGCAATATTGTTGAATCAGTTATATAATTACCATGTGCAATAATGAGAAATGTTGCGTTTAATCTATTGCCAACACTCTTTAACTGGAATTACAAATGAATGTCCTTGTGTAAAGGGCTGATGCCTCTCATTTTAGCAGTCATGCCTCTCAAATGAAGTGTGAAGTGATGCTTAGGAGATTGAGATCTCCACTGACAGGGAGAGAACTAAAGACTTTAGATGCAGCATCTGTAAAATGTTATGAAAGTCTTCTGCTATGGCTTTCTGgtcatttttcttttaacctCGGTTTTCAACTTGAAACCTCCACGGGGGTCCCCCATGCAGGGATGGTGCCTGCTATAAAAGTGCATGCAATCCCACTGCTGGGGCCGTGGCAATTTGTACTGTATTATACTTGTAGACAGAATTTTAATCATGTATAAATGGGATATGTAGGGCCTTTGTGTAAAACTTGTTACTTGTATGGTTTATAGTTGGTGTATGTAAAGAAATTAATGTACCTAGAATCTGCTTTGAAATCTCACTTTTTTTACAGCTCTGATCAGAATGCTGTACCCACCCATTGTACAGACTCACTTTTGTACTTTTTGCAAACccagtatttcaaaatattaaaacttgGTAAAATCACAACTGTTGTGCATGTGTGGTGCCATACCTAATATCCTGCATTTTACATTCATGTCCATCTGAATGTCGCAAATCTAACTGATCTTACTGTAATGACTTGTAAGCAGAGAAAATTGAATCAAAATCCATGCTGTTTTGGACATAGTGTGTTTTGGCAGTAAGCTCTATAATGCAATGCTGTTACATTAGAATACAGCATTTTCCTAGTAGCCCCTCAAAATAAGCACGGAGTGTGCTACTTTACAGGATGGGAAGGGGGTTATAAAATGGACTtaacatattttttcatatttagtaATTACCATATGTTAAGGGAAAAGCCTGGTATGTGAAATTTGGACAAAGCTCTCTCTAGTAGATCTTGTCCGGTGTGCCTAAAGTTTAAGCAGGAGTGTGAAAATTTAAGTCCCAAAATTTCCAGTAAAGTTCTAGCCCATTTCTGTCATATATTCGCATAGTGCATTTTAATTGCTTTccattgtatgttgttttttttcccttaaacaTCATATTGATTTGTGGTGAAGTAAACTTGATttaaattctacattttcagTAATTCAGTTTTATCATATGgtacagtctctctctctcataattTAGAGTTGCTAGTTGCCCTAATCTGCACACCTTTGGATGTAATTCTTTTACATTATCCCCAAGATGAATCATACAACCACAGAGAGAATGTAGAAGCTCCACACAGTACTTGGTTTGGGATCTGAGCACTGGATCCTGGAGATGTGAGGCAGTGCCTCTAACCACACTGCCTCAACCTGCAGAATTGAATACTCCAGTTGAATTCACAGTATTTTATCAAATTGAAAAAAGTCACTTTTTTCAAATGGAAAGAGTTACACTAGTTAACTTAATCTAGCTAACACTTTGCACTGCTTATCTGCTAATTTCCAGATGTTTATATAATAGCACAATTTTGGCAAAACAAATCCCCTTTCCAAAGGCAGCATACAAGTACcacacatcaaaataaaaaaaataagtaatttgcTGCATAACCAAATCTTACAAAAAGGTAGGTTCTGTGTTTCTCATATGAAACCTTTTGAAAATAATCTCTGAAAACTTTCCTAGAGCAGAATTTAAAGATAACTGACTGGTGATTTCTGATGTCTGACAAAGTCCAGTGGTGGTCACCAAACACTCATGCTGGATATTCAGCCATTGTCATTGTCTCAGGGTTTCTATGTTGAACAAGAAACCTTGtttgtacaatttaaaaaaaaaaaaaaaaaaacttttactgtaaaacataatGAAGTGTATCCATATTTTATCTTGTTTGCTTTGGACAACTAGTTATTCAGAGCAATTCAGTTTGTGAGACAAAACACTAAGTCCACGATATCATTCATTATGATTTCAGGCTTTACAATATGATACTCCTACAATATAgcattttctttaaagaaatgtactgtatatttagtgtTTAAAGGTGTTACACTGAAACATTTTGGAactaaaaatattcttttaagaTGTTCATAAATCACTGCAAAATCAAATCTGTGTACAAATACACAAGCTTTAACAAGTTTTTATAAGCCATTTCTATTAACAGAATATCTGTTCTACAGTaacatccaaatttttttttttttaattttattttatgagttAACATCAAAGATTGCGCTAATAATGGCTGTTCCATAACTTTCTGCCTGAATGCCATTCTGAACTGTTGGTTCTTATTTATCCTCTGTAGTTGTTCACTGGGTATAGATGTACGATTTGGCTTCTTTTTCACTCTTCCATCATGCTAGAGGACTGCTGTTGAGAGCAGTACATCATCTGTTGCTGCCCCTATTTCCGTATTGTTTATGTAAGGTGTACTAAGAGCACTTGAGCACTCATATTCACATCTGTAGTTCTTGATAACtgcattgtgtgtgtatatgtgaaaCAGTCAACCTATTCATGTACAACCATGTCCATGTTGTGCACTGACAACTTACCCCATCACATCATTACATAGACTGAAGAATACTTCTGCCAGGGTGCAGTTGGTTTGTCATTGCATACCTTGGCTCtagtttttcataattttaaatcctTCAGTTTTCAacaagatgtttgttttttttttatttcattcatgtGGTAATTTCAAGTTTAAGATATGCAATACATGACCAAATTTCATATTGCCCATATGTTGTATCACAAACCTTTGATAAAATTAAATTAGCCTTGTGTCTagataatattcaaaaatattgtaGGCTTAAGACCATTGAAGAATAAATTCTGTAAAAACGAAAGAATTTGCTGTTACTCATTGATGACCTGATCAAACCCAGTATAGTActcataatatccatccatccattatccaacctgctatatcctaactacaggatcacggggaatctgctgaagccaatcccagcctacacaggaaacaaaccccgggcagggcgccagcccaccgcagtactttTAATATCCATCTATTTTTCTGAACCTGATGGAATCCAAAACAATTTTAGGATATATTCTTTTTATATGTGAAACTCTGGAATTGCTGCTGTACAACAGATATCAACTGTCAATTTTTGACAAACTCTTTATTCTTTCCATATTGCACATCACACTTAATTAGGAGACACTATAATGTCAAAATGAGTTATACATGGCTTTTCAATTATGATTCTTCATGGAGCAGACTATGTACGTGCAATTAATTTGCACACTTGATCCTTGTACAGTGTTTGCTTATATGAACAGAAGCACTACATTAAACACATTGAAAATTGCAAAATACCCAGGTAACGGCAGAGGAGAAGCAAACAAAAACTTGAGTCAATTGCATTGCTGGAAAATACAACCCTCGTCACTGTTCTTATGGCCTAGGATAAATTGCTACACTTTCCCTCCTGAAGATTTTACAATGTCATATGCATgctgaacattgttttttttttttaaaaaaaaagattgcattcAGTCACTGAATTAAATCCCAAGCTTTCCAATATTTCATAAGCAGGAGCAATACCTGGGCAATGTAGTAGTGGTCCCCAGTGCCAAAGCAGGTTCAGCAGTTGCTCTTAATTTTGGCAAATGCTAAACAAATTACAAACCTAAACACCTGATGGGCAGGCCTAATCATGGTATGCCACAGTAAAGAAATTAATCTTCATCTTGGATTTAGATGTTGAGACTTCTAGCGAATCTCCTATACGAGCAGTCAGATTGTTCCATAACTTTGAGGCCCTGAAGCTAAAAGCCCAGCTTTCCACTGTTGTGGTATTTATCCTTGGATGTCTGACTTAGAAGACCAGCAGCTTGATATTTTTATGGACAGTATTGCTGCTTATGCTGTAGTAGTAAACAGGGCCCaagccatttaaagcttttatatgTTAGAAGAAGAATTTTGAAGTTCGCTACATTAcattaactggaagccagtttAAAGTATAGCAGTTCTGTGGTTATCCTTCCTTGTTTTAATAATGGTCTTTACAGAGGCATCTTAAATTAACTGAAGGGTACAAGTAGTACAACTTGAGCTGCCTGTGAATAATGCATTACAATAGTCAGCTCAACTAGAACCAATGTAAGATTAATATCTGTGTTCTCAATAGTTGGCaaactttttctatattttttttaagctggGAAAATGTTAGGGGAAAGTTTTGAGATAGTgctgtaatgtgttttttaaaaccaGAGTGATGGCAAAGATAATGGCTATTAGTTTGGTAGACTAGTGTTTTATCCTACTGATTTAAAGGAAACTGATGCATCCTTTCAAACGTTTGAGATTTCTGTATTCAAAGACAAGTTATCACTCGACCCGTCTTTAACTTGTTGACACAGTTGATTAATTAGGGATacaacagaagaaatgacataTGGTCTTTAAAAAATGATATAGCTAAGCCCCATTTGTAACTGTACGCAGTACACACGGTCTGGGATTTTAAGACCATCCACATTATAACATAAATTTGTTTTGCAGGTGACTTTATGAATCTTGTAATATCATTGGT comes from the Erpetoichthys calabaricus chromosome 4, fErpCal1.3, whole genome shotgun sequence genome and includes:
- the fam76b gene encoding protein FAM76B yields the protein MATTALYACTKCHQRYPFEELSQGQQLCKECRIAHPIVKCTYCRSEFQQESKTNTICKKCAQNVKQFGTPKPCQYCNIIAAFIGTKCQRCTNSEKKYGSPQTCEQCKQPCAFDRKEEGRRKVDGKLLCWLCTLSYRRVLQKTKEQRKGLGSSHSNSSSSSIAEKDQHHSKHHHHRHSSAHSKLSSLSPEQDQGLWKPSHKSSSIQNETPKKKPKLETKPSNGDSSSISQSMDSGGTDNFVLISQLKEEVMSLKRLLQQRDQTILEKERKLTELKADFQYQESNMRVKMNNMEKAHKEAMEQQQAKNRELLKQVAALSKGRKFEKTGSTFLSP